Within the Longimicrobiaceae bacterium genome, the region ACCTGACGACCCTCCCCAGCACGCCTGGCGGAGGGTCGCCGCGCATCATCACCCTTTGCCATAAAGATGATCGCCGCCGAGAGATGCCGGGCCGTTCGGGGTTAGTCCCCGCAGGGGGACTTTGCGCTTCTGTTGCCGCGGTTTCAACCGCCAGCCCCTCCGCGGCGTATCCTCCGACGGAAGGAGCCAGGCAGAGAACCCGCTGGGCACGCTTCTTCCGCATCCTCGGGCCATGCAGAACCTCCTCGTATCTCCATGGCTCAACGTCGTCGCCGGCGTGGTGGGCGGTCTCTCGCTCGGCTGGGGCATCGGGCGGCTGCTGGGGCACGCGCTCGCCCCCGGCGCCATCTTCTCGCTGATGGGCGTCATCCTCCTCTGGTGGGCCTTGGTCGAGCGCCGCAAGGTCCGCCGCGGCACCCCCGAGAGCGAGCTGGACGGCTCCCACACCGTCGAGTAGGCGCGCGGCGTTGCTCGAGCGATGTCGCGGCCAACGCGTAGTCCGATCCCCTCCGATTCCAAGCAGCGCCTCGCATTCGCCGCGGAAACATCCGCCGGCGCGACAGGCCGACGCACGTTCGCGGGCGGTCTCCGCGGGTTGCCGCCCTCGCGCGGGTCGGGCTATATTCGCGGCTTGCCTTCCGTTACGTACCCGAACCCGAACCGACCCGCGAAATGGCCAAGTTTCAGGGCGTTGACTATTACGACGTAGACTCGCTCCTCACCGAAGAGGAGCGGATGATCCGCGACACCGTGCGCCAGTGGGTCGACGACGAGCTGATGCCGGTGATCGAGGACGCCTACATCGGCCGCTACCTGCCCAAGCAGCTCATCCCCGGCATGGCCGAGCTGGGCGTGTTCGGCGCGAACCTTCCGGAAGAGTACGGCTGCGCCGGTTTGAACAACGTGGCGTACGGCCTGATCATGCAGGAGCTGGAGCGCGGCGACTCGGGCATCCGCTCGTTCGCCTCGGTGCAGGGCGCGCTCTGCATGTACCCGATCTACGCGTTCGGCACCGAGGAGCAGAAGCAGAAGTACCTGCCGAAGATGGCGACGGCCGAGGTGATCGGCTGCTTCGGGCTCACCGAGCCGGACTTCGGCTCCAACCCCGGCGGCATGCTCACCCGCGCCACCAAGACGGCCGACGGCTGGGTGCTGAACGGGGCGAAGATGTGGATCACCAACGGCTCCACGGCACACATCGCCATCGTGTGGGCCAAGACGGAGGGCGACGACCCCAAGTCGATCCGCGGCTTCATCGTGCCCACCGACACCCCCGGCTTCACGGCCCGCGATCAGAAGGGCAAGCTCTCGCTGCTCGCGTCCGACACGTCGGAGCTGTCGTTCCAGGACGTGCATCTGCCGGAAGATGCGCTCCTGCCCAAGACCGGCGGCCTCAAGAGCCCGCTGATGTGCCTCACCCAGGCGCGCTACGGCATCGCCTGGGGCGCGGTCGGTGCGGCGATGGGGTGCTACGACGAGGCGCTCCAATACGCGAAGACGCGCGTGCAGTTCGGCGGCAAGCCCATCGCCGGCACGCAGATCCAGCAGACGCGCCTGGCCGACATGCTCACCGAGATCACCAAGGCGCAGCTCCTGTGCTGGCAGCTCGCCAAGCTCAAGGACGCGGGGAAGATGCGGCCGGAGCAGGTATCGCTGGCCAAGCGCAACAACGTGGACATGGCTACCGACGTGGCCCGCGAGGCGCGACGCCTGCTGGGCGCCAACGGCATCCTGGTGGAATACTCCGCCATGCGCCACATGGCCAACCTGGAGTCGGTGTACACGTACGAGGGAACGCACGACGTGCACGGCCTGATCCTGGGGCAGGACGTGACGGGGATCGCCGCGTACTGAGCGGCCCTGTGGCCCGCGCCGCGGCACCTTTCGCCGGGGCGCGGGCAAGGGGTTGACGGATGGGGAACGCGGTGTGAGATTCGTGGCCCGCAACCGGCCCCGTGCCGGGCGCGAAGCGGGAAAAGGCCAGGCAGGGCTTGACGAGAGGGCACGGCGCTGATAAGTTCGTGTTCTCTGCTGCGAGACGCACCGATAGCTCAACTGGCAGAGCAGGGGACTCTTAATCCCAAGGTTGTAGGTTCGATTCCTACTCGGTGCATTTGACAATCCGGATGTTGCTTGTGCGCCCGTAGCTCAGCTGGATAGAGCGCCTGACTACGGATCAGGAGGTCGGGAGTTCGAATCTCTCCGGGCGCACCTTGTTGGACGGCGGCGTGAATCGCTCGAGGCTCACGCCGCGTTGTGTTGAAGGTCGGTCATGCGCTCCTGTGGCGGAACTGGTAGACGCGCTAGATTCAGGATCTAGTGGGCGCAAGCCCGTGGAGGTTCGAGTCCTCTCGGGAGCATGGCTGGTCTTTTGTGGGCGGATGCCCAGGTGCTGAAACTGGTAGACAGGCCAGACTAAGGATCTGGTGC harbors:
- a CDS encoding acyl-CoA dehydrogenase family protein — encoded protein: MAKFQGVDYYDVDSLLTEEERMIRDTVRQWVDDELMPVIEDAYIGRYLPKQLIPGMAELGVFGANLPEEYGCAGLNNVAYGLIMQELERGDSGIRSFASVQGALCMYPIYAFGTEEQKQKYLPKMATAEVIGCFGLTEPDFGSNPGGMLTRATKTADGWVLNGAKMWITNGSTAHIAIVWAKTEGDDPKSIRGFIVPTDTPGFTARDQKGKLSLLASDTSELSFQDVHLPEDALLPKTGGLKSPLMCLTQARYGIAWGAVGAAMGCYDEALQYAKTRVQFGGKPIAGTQIQQTRLADMLTEITKAQLLCWQLAKLKDAGKMRPEQVSLAKRNNVDMATDVAREARRLLGANGILVEYSAMRHMANLESVYTYEGTHDVHGLILGQDVTGIAAY